Part of the Planctomycetota bacterium genome is shown below.
ACTGCGCGGGGTCGGCGGGGATTTCGGGGACGTCGGGTTCCTCGCCCGGCTCCTCCGGCGGCTGCGGGCAGTTCGGGCAGTTGGGGTCGAGTTGGAACACCCGGCCATCGGAGGTGTGGAGCCTGTAGTCAGCGTTGGGCACAAGGGTCTCGATGGTCCCATCGGGCAGTGCCGCCTGGATGGCGCCGGCGCGCACGCAGAGGATCGTGCTGTCGGGCAGGATGAACACATATGCCCCTCGGTCGAGGTCGCGCCGCTTCGTACCCTCAGGCAGTTCCAGGAACGGGCAGCGGTCGAACGGTTCTTCCCCGCAGGGGTCGGGGAAGGAGGCGAAGTACTGCTCGGCGGCGCGGCGATGGCGCTCGAGGACGTCGTCGACCTGGAGCTTGAGCTCGTCCTGGCGCCGGAGTTGCTCCGCCAGGGTCTCGGCCATCTGGTCGAGCTTCTGGGCCATCGCGCAGAGAAGCTCCAACTGCATCTTCTGCGCCACGGCCTCAGCGGGGAGCTTGATGGGGCACTGGAGCATGGCGAATTCCCCTTGGCGTCAGGTCTTCTGGCCGCAGCAGGTCGACGCCCTCTGGCCGGCCAGGCGCGCCGCCTCGTCGCGGGTGAGTTCGGAGAGGAGCCACGCCGCCCAGCGGAACGCGATGTGGCGCAGCTTGCAGCCGGCGTCCGAGGGCGTATGGAGATCCCCGCGTTCGAGCGCGTCGAGCCGGCACGGGCCGCCGCAGGCGAGCCGGATCGGGCAGTCCAGGCACCTGGCATTCAGGTAGAAGCGGGGGTCCAGCCAGGGCGCTCGGAGCGATTCTTCCAAGCCGCCCGCGGCCAGGCTGCCGACGGCGCTCGGTCCCTCGCGATGGCAGGCGCAGACGCGGCCGTCGGGCGCCACGGAGACCGTGCCGTTGCCGGCCTGGCATTCGGAACAGGCCGCCTGGCGGAAGGCGAGGCGCCGGGCGAACCGGACCAGCGGCTCGAACGAGGCCGCGCGGCGCGGGCGGATGCGATCTCGCAGGTATCCCGCGGCCTGGCCATACTCCGCCTCGACGGCTCCCCAGTCGGCCGTGGGGGAGTCGAAGCTCAAGGGATGGCCTGGCGCGGCCGCGCCGCAGGCGGACTCCGTCAGGCTGGCGGGTTCGAGCGAGACGTGGGCGGCGAGGCCCTCGTCGAGCAGGCGATGGTGGTGTTCGAGGCGCTCCCTCAGCCTCATTCCCGAGGCGGCGAAAGTGCCGCGGAGCGTCGTCCGTGCCGCCAGGCGAAGCCCCTTGAGCAACTTCAGGCCGCGCAGCGTCGCCTCATAGGAATCCACCCCCGCGCCGCCGGGGCGGCTCTGGTTGTGGATGTCGCGTGGGCCGTCGAGCGAGACGATCAGATCGAACCCTTCGCGGTCGAGGAAGGCGGCCTTGCCGGCGTCGAGGGGGGTGCCGTTGGTGGTCAGGTGGAACCCCGGGCGGCCCGGGCCGCGATAGACGTGCCGGGCGTACTCGACGATCTCGGTGAGCAGGCCCCACTCCAGGAGCGGCTCGCCGCCGAAGAAGGCGACGGTCGCCGGCCCGTGGGGCGGCAGGAGAAGGTCCAGCGCGCGCCGCGCCATGTCCGGCGTCATTCGCGCACCCGGGGCGCCGTCGCCCTTCCGCACGAAGCAATACTGGCACCGCAGGTTGCAGGCCCGCGTCAGGCAGAGGACCAGAGTGTCGGCGTGGTCACGGATCGGCGGATGGGGGAAGTCGGGCCGGAAGGGCGAGGCCCATTCCTCGTCCCCTCCGCCGCCGACGGCCAGCGTCATGGCGTTGGCGTCGTAGGCGAACGTCTTCCCGCCGGCCTCGAAGCGGTACACCTGCCGCGGGGCGGGCTTGACGAAGACCGCGGGCTTGACCCGGTCGGCGACGTTCAGGACGGCTCGTTCGGCCATAGGGTTGCTCCTGCAGGCGCGGGGAACGGGCTAATGGCACAGCGGCGTGCCCGACAGGATGGAGCACCGGAGGACCGGCTGAGGCTCGCCGGCGAGGCGCTTCCTCAGGACGAAGCTGGCGTACTCGTCGCCGCTCAGGGCCACCAGGTGGACGGGAGCCCTCTGGCGGAACTCGTCCACGGCCTGGATGACGCCGTAGCCCTTCACGTCGGTGTAATCGTGGCCGGTGATGTAGCCGCCGGGCTTCACCTTGGGGAACCAGGCCTCGAGGTCCTGCATCATCCCGGCGAAGCCATGATTGGCGTCGAGGAAGACCCAGTCGAAGTGCCCGTCGGGGAACTCCTGGGCCGCCTGTGCCGACGTCTTGCGGTGGACGGCGACCTGGCCGGCCTCGATCTTCCGCTGGAACCGGCCGAGGACGAGTTGGTAGAGTTCGTCGCCCTGGCCGGTCACCCCGCCGCTGGAGACTTCGCCAGCCCAGGGGTCGACCAGGTGGAGCGTCGCCGGCCGGTTGAGGTCGAGAATCGTCTGGGAGAAGCAGCCCTTGAACACCCCGATCTCGGCCGCGACGCCGCCCTGGGGCAGAAGCGGCAGGATGTCCGCCTTCGCCGGGACACGGGCGAAAGGCTCGATGGCGACCGCGTGCTCGTCCGTGCCTGGCGGGAACCAGGGCGGCACGCCGAACCAGCGGCGGAGGCGGTTCGTCTCGCGGACGTAGACGTCCCTGGGTTCCAGGCGCACGAAGTGGACGAACGTCGGCGAGACCACGGGGTCTTCGCCGTAGGCGCAATGCCCGCGCAGGACGTCGATGTCGTAGGGGCCTTTGCGGGCGGTGTACATCAGGTTCTCGCGGGGCGGGACGGGCTTGAGGCCGAGGAGCGCCATCGCCGCGGCGAAGAGCGGCTCCTCGTTGTGGCCGCGCGCAGGGTCCGAGTGGCGGTACGAGAGGTAGTCCCTGTGTTCCTCGTAGTAGGCCCGCGCGCGCCGGAAGACGTTCCGGGCGGCCTCGCTCTGGTCGAAGTACATGAACCCGCCGTTGTGACGGATCATGTGGGGCAGGCCCATGCGGGCGATCAATTCGGCCACGTCGGGGAACTTGCAGTATGGGCCCCGCCGAATGGCATCGCCCACGACGCTGAAGGGGACATCCCTCAGCCGGTCCCAGAAACAGCCGGCGTCGCCCTTGGCCATGAGGCAGTCGGCGTCCAGGTACATCGTCCGCTCGAAGGGGCTGTAGTTCTGAAGCTGGAGCTTGGCGTCGAGGCCAGGGAGGAGGCGGCTCGACTTGGCCTCGATGATGGCGTCGAAGAACGGCCTGAGGGTCTGCGGGACCTCGACCCGCTCGTCGTGG
Proteins encoded:
- a CDS encoding radical SAM protein encodes the protein MAERAVLNVADRVKPAVFVKPAPRQVYRFEAGGKTFAYDANAMTLAVGGGGDEEWASPFRPDFPHPPIRDHADTLVLCLTRACNLRCQYCFVRKGDGAPGARMTPDMARRALDLLLPPHGPATVAFFGGEPLLEWGLLTEIVEYARHVYRGPGRPGFHLTTNGTPLDAGKAAFLDREGFDLIVSLDGPRDIHNQSRPGGAGVDSYEATLRGLKLLKGLRLAARTTLRGTFAASGMRLRERLEHHHRLLDEGLAAHVSLEPASLTESACGAAAPGHPLSFDSPTADWGAVEAEYGQAAGYLRDRIRPRRAASFEPLVRFARRLAFRQAACSECQAGNGTVSVAPDGRVCACHREGPSAVGSLAAGGLEESLRAPWLDPRFYLNARCLDCPIRLACGGPCRLDALERGDLHTPSDAGCKLRHIAFRWAAWLLSELTRDEAARLAGQRASTCCGQKT
- a CDS encoding class I SAM-dependent methyltransferase, producing the protein MAAFPTQEGYLTLATGHGRYVEFAANLALSVKHKDRRPIALLHDERVEVPQTLRPFFDAIIEAKSSRLLPGLDAKLQLQNYSPFERTMYLDADCLMAKGDAGCFWDRLRDVPFSVVGDAIRRGPYCKFPDVAELIARMGLPHMIRHNGGFMYFDQSEAARNVFRRARAYYEEHRDYLSYRHSDPARGHNEEPLFAAAMALLGLKPVPPRENLMYTARKGPYDIDVLRGHCAYGEDPVVSPTFVHFVRLEPRDVYVRETNRLRRWFGVPPWFPPGTDEHAVAIEPFARVPAKADILPLLPQGGVAAEIGVFKGCFSQTILDLNRPATLHLVDPWAGEVSSGGVTGQGDELYQLVLGRFQRKIEAGQVAVHRKTSAQAAQEFPDGHFDWVFLDANHGFAGMMQDLEAWFPKVKPGGYITGHDYTDVKGYGVIQAVDEFRQRAPVHLVALSGDEYASFVLRKRLAGEPQPVLRCSILSGTPLCH